One Phoenix dactylifera cultivar Barhee BC4 chromosome 8, palm_55x_up_171113_PBpolish2nd_filt_p, whole genome shotgun sequence genomic window carries:
- the LOC103696247 gene encoding transmembrane emp24 domain-containing protein p24beta3-like, with product MERKRNRLIRSPEIFLLLALLAGCFRRPAALSVTVTDVECVYEYILYEGDTVSGNFVVVDHDVFWSSDHPGIDLVVTSPGGNIVHSLQGTSGDKFEFKVPGAGMYKFCFHNPQGTPETVSFYIHVGHIPNEHNLAKDEHVDPINVKIAELREALESVTGEQRYLKAREARHRHTNKSTRRRLVFYTVLEYLTLVCASVLQVVYIRRLFSKTVAYNRLY from the exons ATGGAGAGAAAAAGGAATAGATTGATCCGGTCGCCTGAGATCTTTCTCCTTCTGGCACTTCTCGCTGGCTGCTTCCGCCGCCCCGCCGCACTCTCCGTCACTGTGACCGACGTGGAGTGCGTCTATGAGTACATCCTCTACGAGGGCGACACCGTGTCCGGAAACTTCGTTGTCGTCGATCACGATGTCTTCTGGAGTTCGGATCACCCCGGCATCGATCTAGTC GTGACTTCTCCAGGAGGCAATATTGTGCACTCATTACAGGGAACATCTGGTGACAAGTTTGAGTTCAAAGTTCCAGGGGCTGGAATGTACAAGTTTTGCTTCCATAATCCACAAGGAACACCAGAAACTGTATCTTTCTACATACATGTTGGGCATATTCCAAACGAACATAATCTCGCTAAAGATG AGCATGTGGATCCTATAAATGTGAAGATTGCAGAGCTTAGGGAAGCACTGGAGTCTGTTACAGGAGAGCAGCGATACTTGAAAGCACGGGAAGCTCGGCACCGCCATA CAAATAAGAGCACTAGGAGGCGTCTCGTCTTTTACACAGTGTTAGAGTATCTTACACTGGTCTGTGCTAGTGTACTTCAGGTAGTTTACATCCGCCGCCTATTCAGCAAGACGGTGGCATACAACAGGCTTTACTAA
- the LOC103696250 gene encoding GDSL esterase/lipase At5g03610-like, whose protein sequence is MRSFSLGHNNIKTSPGSLHQQNKRLEALERRIRCTSCYFQAVKLTENNIRYFRSPPCVISGYRYSLLGLLPSLHPPTPISLFSLHLCILFSSMEKVSKFLFFLSLVLIARTEMNGCSETEERRSSRHHPRKLFVFGDSYADTGNIGNLGREITREWYEPYGMTFPKRPAGRFSDGRILTDYVASFLGIRSPVPHKDRRVAYKLFPYGMNFALGGTGVFDTGNGQSNLSVQISTFQEQIDAGIFSKCDIKSSVALVSVAGNDYVRYDDIHGATGIFDFIDLVTEQLALDLKRIHDLGVSKVVVTKLHPVGCSPFLTRKYNYTKCSTEGNLGANIHNQWLGVAIKNISSEEDVTKTFHMLDLNTAFSSLLNQVEGAKKFKHVHRPCCESKTNETNCGNLDTKGIKQYTLCHDPNSYFYWDDVHPTQAAWAAVFKYLKPELRQFLSL, encoded by the exons ATGCGATCTTTTTCCTTGGGCCATAACAACATAAAAACATCTCCAGGATCTCTTCACCAACAGAATAAAAGGCTTGAAGCTTTGGAACGCCGTATTCGTTGTACCTCTTGTTACTTCCAAGCGGTCAAACTAACTGAAAATAACATCAGATATTTTCGATCTCCCCCCTGCGTTATCTCCGGCTATAGATATTCCCTCCTTGGCCTCCTCCCATCATTACACCCTCCAACTCccatctctctcttctctctccatcTCTGCATCCTATTTTCTTCCATGGAGAAAGTTTCAaagtttctcttcttcctctccttggtTCTCATAGCGA GGACCGAGATGAATGGTTGTAGCGAGACTGAAGAGCGTAGAAGCAGTAGGCATCATCCTCGGAAGCTTTTTGTTTTCGGTGATTCATATGCTGATACCGGGAACATTGGGAATCTAGGGAGAGAGATTACACGTGAATGGTATGAACCATATGGCATGACGTTCCCTAAGAGGCCGGCCGGCCGATTCTCCGATGGAAGAATCCTCACTGATTACGTTG CTTCATTTCTGGGAATCAGATCTCCTGTGCCTCACAAGGACAGAAGGGTAGCCTACAAGTTGTTTCCATATGGCATGAACTTTGCACTGGGTGGCACCGGCGTCTTCGACACGGGTAACGGTCAAAGCAACCTCTCCGTTCAAATCAGTACATTTCAGGAGCAGATCGATGCAGGTATCTTCTCCAAATGTGATATCAAGTCCTCAGTTGCACTGGTATCCGTCGCTGGCAACGACTACGTGCGTTATGATGATATACATGGCGCTACG GGCATTTTTGATTTCATTGACCTCGTAACCGAGCAACTAGCATTAGATTTAAAGCGTATCCATGATCTTGGCGTTTCCAAGGTGGTGGTCACCAAGCTGCACCCTGTGGGTTGCAGCCCCTTCTTGACAAGGAAGTACAACTACACAAAGTGCAGCACTGAAGGCAACTTGGGGGCGAATATCCACAACCAATGGCTTGGAGTGGCAATAAAGAATATATCAAGTGAAGAAGACGTAACAAAGACCTTTCACATGCTAGACCTCAACACAGCCTTCAGCTCCCTACTCAATCAAG TGGAAGGAGCCAAGAAGTTTAAGCATGTCCATAGGCCGTGCTGCGAGAGCAAGACCAATGAGACAAACTGCGGGAACCTAGATACCAAGGGGATCAAGCAGTACACACTATGCCATGACCCAAACTCCTACTTCTATTGGGATGATGTGCATCCCACCCAGGCTGCTTGGGCTGCAGTTTTCAAGTACCTCAAGCCTGAGCTTCGCCAGTTTCTGTCCCTGTGA